In Xenopus tropicalis strain Nigerian chromosome 5, UCB_Xtro_10.0, whole genome shotgun sequence, one genomic interval encodes:
- the dop1a gene encoding protein dopey-1 isoform X3, which produces MNAEEVELLSDSKYRNYVAAVDKALKNFEYSSEWADLISALGKLNKVLQNNAKYQVVPRKITIGKRLAQCLHPALPGGVHRKALETYEIIFKIIGPKRLAKDLFLYSSGLFPLLTNAAMSVKPVLLSLYEMYYLPLGKTLKPGLQGLLTGILPGLEEGSEYYDRTNTLLEKVASAVEQSAFYGALWGSLLTSPAVRLPGITYVLSHLNRKLSMEDQLYIIGSDIELMVEAVSTSVQDSSVLVQRSTLDLILFCFPFHMSQATRPDMIRILSAALRVVLRRDMSLNRRLYAWLLGFDNNGTAVGPRSSRQSNPEEHATHYFNTFSKELLVQAMVGILQGKEMSRESAPVQDLKPFRILISLLDKPELGPAILEDVLIEVFRTLYTQCKAELDLQAQTPFSKDPVQLSSKLRENKRTAELIKTANLLFNSFEPYYMWDYIARWFEECCRRTLHSRIQTPGGDSSKPELPLINFCLLVDFLLDIVSLEAYIEIQTEHLPQLLLRMISALTSHLQALDLKELEDSLRLCSKILSKVQPPLLSPGVDGSVHFPGGQNSYCKEKDERKLSPVTSENTGDVFEDGENPPSSRSSESGFTEFVQYQADRADDIDNEGQGAAGLPLGSTSSEAETVSTIGSEETLILPLCLSPQRIAARSIKPTQKTAMQGCLEYFQQFLTRLFTLYIIPKSPVTMEVINVGDFAGAYADSTKWQTPMQENPKEKKTNRPLSPKEYRPAFIAACQLFLECSSFPVYIAEGSQASEIHASMANTDCEQVQPPLWLQTLMNACNMAQDFSIQSVAISLVMDLVGLTQSVAVVAGENSSSLEPSQPLSPNQGRVSVVIRPPLTEGNLRYIAEKTDFFKHVALTLWEQLGDQTPKHHQRSVELFYQLHSLVPSSSICEDVISQQLTHKDKKIRMEAHGRFAVLWHLTRDLHINKTSSYGRTFDRSLFIMLDSLNSLDGCTSSVAQAWLNQVLQRHDIARVLEPLLLLLLHPKTQRVSVQRVQAERHWSKSLRYLEDNRNNCLRIFTSSDALSTSRESTGQVASKRGATNDMETFSLTVNPLSDRLSLLSTSSETIPMGVCDFDLPDQQTEILQSSDSGCSQSSVGESVNYDVDAESISAQDNCQTLAEEPIAEIVQQVILDLIYKVLTDLGEDAESSYSQDNQQDTPHIINMPNSTASARDNEGEVVQLNDDVLVANDPSRLLSVSAEVGIESLANAISRNISSPCIMGQQNPTEFNLNLESQSRKRSHSSIQFNFIGKATEKDSSAKDVSKQGAKPKLKMSRRKDEDKKKTQNEKLKQANVFFSDGLDLENWYSCGEGEISEIESDVGSPGVRKSPHFNIHPLYQHVLLYLQLYDSSRTLYALTAIKAILKTSPTVFVKAISTTNVSNAYTPQLSLLQNLLARHRISVMGKDFYSNIPLDSNHNFRSSMYIEILISLCLYFMRSHYPTHVKVTQQDLMGNRNMQMMSIEILTLLFTELAKVIESSAKGFASFISDMLSKCKVQKVILHCLLSSIFSAQKWHSERMAEKNIMAIEEGFSEDSLINFSEDEFDNGSTLQSQLLKVLQSLIILEHRVLTVPEDNEAGFDFVITDLENINPQQPMTSLQYLHSQPITCQGMFLCAVIRALHQHYTCKMHPQWICLMTSTLPYMGKVLQKVVVSVTLQLCRNLDNLIQQYKYETGITDSRPLWMASFIPPDMILTVLEGITTIIHYCLLDPSAQYHQLMVSVDQKHLLEARSGMLSILHLIMSSVTLLWSVLHQADSSEKNFTAASATVTTVNLGSTKNLRQQILELLGPISMNHGVYFMAAIAFVWNERRQNKNSTRTKVIPSASDEQLLLVELVRSISVMRTETVIQTVKEVLKQPPAIAKDKKHLSLEVCMLQFFYAYVQRIPVSNLVDSWASFLVLLKDSIQLNIPAPGQFLILGVLNEFIMKNPTLENKKDQRDLQDVTHKIVDAIGAIAGSSLEQTTWLRRNLEVKPSPRITVDGTNLESDVEDIMLSPVMEISNITPSVYSVHALTLLAEVLAHLLDMVFYSDEKERVIPLLVNIMHYVVPYLRNHSAHNASSYRACVQLLSSLSGYQYTRRTWKKEAFDLFMDPNFFQMDGSCVSHWRSIMDHLMTHDKTTFRDLMTRVAVAQSSSLGLFTNRDAELEQRAMLLKRLAFAIFSSEIDQYQKFLPDIQERLVESLRLPQVPTLHSQVFLFFRVLLLRMSPQHLTSLWPTMITELVQVFLLMEQELTADEDITRISGPSVAGLETTYTGGNGFSTSYNSQRWLNLYLSACKFLDLALALPSENLPQFQMYRWAFIPEASDDAGLEVRRQGTHQREFKPYVVRLAKLLRKRAKKNPEEDCSGRTLDWNPGNLLLTIYSIRTIEQLLPFFNVLSQVFNSKITSRCVGESGSPILYQSSFPNKDIKMENQKLFCKIRQKIEEMLERDFLEGGLKS; this is translated from the exons CTCTGGTCTCTTTCCTCTACTGACAAATGCTGCTATGTCTGTGAAACCAGTATTACTTAGTCTGTATGAAATGTACTACCTTCCTCTTGGCAAAACCTTGAAACCAGGGCTGCAAGGACTGCTCACTGGAATCCTTCCAGGACTAGAGGAAGGTTCTGAATATTATGATAG GACTAACACCTTGTTAGAGAAGGTGGCTTCTGCTGTGGAACAATCTGCATTCTACGGTGCATTGTGGGGAAGTCTTCTCACCAGTCCTGCAGTGAGATTACCTGGCATCACCTATGTGCTCTCACACCTTAACAGAAAGCTTTCTATGGAAGATCAGCTTTATATCATTGGCAGTGATATTGAATTAATG GTAGAAGCTGTGAGCACATCTGTACAGGACTCCAGTGTGCTTGTTCAAAGGAGTACGCTAGACCTTATCCTCTTCTGCTTTCCTTTCCATATGAGCCAG GCAACCCGTCCTGACATGATCCGTATCTTGTCAGCTGCACTGCGTGTGGTATTACGTAGAGACATGTCTTTGAATCGGAGACTTTATGCTTGGCTCCTTG GGTTTGATAACAATGGTACTGCTGTAGGACCAAGAAGCTCAAGGCAAAGCAATCCCGAGGAACATGCCACTCACTATTTTAATACATTCTCCAAGGAGCTCCTAGTACAG GCTATGGTAGGAATATTACAAGGAAAAGAAATGAGCAGAGAGAGCGCCCCTGTGCAAGACTTAAAGCCATTCCGAATTCTCATAAGTCTATTGGACAAGCCTGAGCTAG GGCCAGCAATCTTGGAAGATGTACTAATAGAAGTGTTCAGGACCTTGTACACACAGTGCAAAGCAGAACTTGATCTTCAGGCTCAGACACCCTTTAGCAAGGACCCAGTGCAGTTAAGTAG taaactaAGGGAAAACAAGAGGACTGCCGAGTTGATAAAAACAGCAAACCTCTTGTTTAACTCATTTGAACCTTATTACATGTGGGATTACATCGCTCGTTGGTTTGAAGAATGCTGCAG GAGGACTTTGCACTCCAGGATACAGACCCCAGGTGGTGACAGTAGCAAGCCTGAGTTACCACTTATCAATTTTTGCTTGTTGGTGGACTTCTTGTTGGATATAGTGTCCTTG GAGGCATACATAGAAATACAGACCGAGCACCTGCCTCAGCTTCTCCTGAGGATGATTTCAGCACTGACAAGCCATCTTCAAGCTCTGGACCTGAAAGAACTCGAAGACTCACTGAGGCTTTGTTCCAAAATCCTCAGCAAGGTTCAGCCTCCTCTTTTATCTCCTGGGGTGGATGGTTCTGTACATTTTCCAGGTGGACAAAACAGCTACTGCAAAGAGAAAGATGAAAGAAag CTGTCCCCTGTTACCTCAGAAAACACAGGTGATGTGTTTGAAGATGGAGAGAACCCGCCGAGCAGTCGGTCGTCAGAAAGTGGCTTTACTGAGTTTGTGCAGTACCAAGCTGACAGAGCTGATGACATTGACAATGAGGGCCAAGGTGCAGCTGGTCTGCCCTTAGGTAGTACTTCATCAGAGGCTGAAACTGTATCTACTATTGGGTCTGAGGAGACACTTATTCTGCCCCTGTGTTTAAGCCCTCAGAGGATAGCAGCTCGCAGCATTAAACCCACACAAAAGACTGCCATGCAGGGTTGCTTAGAGTATTTCCAGCAGTTTTTGACAAGACTTTTCACCTTGTACATTATTCCCAAGAGTCCTGTTACTATGGAAGTTATAAATGTCGGTGACTTCGCTGGAGCTTATGCAGACAGTACTAAGTGGCAAACTCCAATGCAGGAGAATCCTAAAGAAAAGAAAACTAACAGGCCACTTTCCCCAAAAGAATACCGCCCTGCCTTTATTGCTGCATGCCAGCTATTTCTTGAATGTTCAAGCTTCCCTGTTTACATTGCAGAAGGCAGTCAAGCATCAGAGATTCATGCAAGTATGGCTAACACAG attgtGAGCAGGTCCAGCCTCCTCTCTGGCTCCAGACACTTATGAACGCATGTAACATGGCACAAGACTTCAGCATTCAGAGTGTGGCCATCTCTCTTGTCATGGACCTGGTGGGGCTTACACAGTCAGTGGCAGTTGTTGCAGGAGAGAACTCCAGCAGTCTGGAACCTTCCCAACCTTTAAGCCCTAACCAAGGGCGAGTGTCTGTTGTTATCAGGCCACCGCTTACTGAAGGCAATTTAAGATACATTGcagagaaaacagatttttttaag CACGTGGCTTTAACTCTGTGGGAGCAGTTAGGAGATCAGACTCCCAAACACCATCAAAGAAGCGTGGAACTTTTCTACCAGCTGCACAGCTTAGTACCCTCTTCTAGTATATGTGAAGATGTCATCAGCCAGCAGTTAACACACAAGGACAAG AAAATAAGAATGGAAGCTCATGGAAGATTTGCAGTTCTCTGGCACCTGACCCGTGACTTGCATATAAACAAAACCTCATCTTATGGACGCACTTTTGACAG GTCATTATTTATTATGCTTGACAGTCTAAACAGTTTGGATGGCTGTACGTCATCTGTTGCGCAAGCCTGGCTAAATCAAGTGCTCCAGAGACATGATATTGCAAGAGTTCTTGAGCCTCTTCTGCTGTTGCTTCTTCATCCGAAGACACAACGGGTATCTGTGCAAAGGGTGCAAGCAGAGCGGCATTGGAGCAAGTCCCTTCGATACCTTGAAGATAACAGGAAcaactgtcttagaatatttaCCAGCAGTGATG cattgTCTACCTCCCGGGAAAGTACAGGACAAGTGGCATCAAAACGAGGAGCCACTAATGATATGGAGACCTTCAGTCTTACAGTTAACCCTCTCAGTGACAGGCTTTCCCTTTTGAGCACCAGCAGTGAAACTATTCCAATGGGAGTGTGTGATTTTGACCTTCCAGACCAACAGACTGAGATATTGCAAAGCTCTGACTCTGGTTGCTCTCAGtcatcagtgggtgaaagtgtCAACTATGATGTTGATGCAGAGAGTATATCTGCTCAAGATAACTGCCAAACCTTAGCAGAAGAACCTATTGCTGAAATTGTTCAGCAAGTTATTTTAGACTTGATATACAAAGTTCTTACAGACCTTGGTGAAGATGCTGAATCAAGTTATTCACAAGATAATCAGCAAGACACCCCGCATATCATAAATATGCCCAACTCTACTGCCAGTGCTAGGGACAATGAGGGTGAAGTAGTTCAGTTGAATGATGATGTTCTGGTAGCCAATGACCCATCTAGACTTTTATCTGTGTCTGCAGAAGTTGGCATAGAAAGCCTAGCAAATGCTATTTCTAGAAATATTTCCTCTCCATGCATCATGGGCCAACAAAACCCCACAGAGTTTAACCTTAACTTGGAATCACAAAGCAGAAAAAGAAGCCACAGCAGTATACAGTTCAATTTTATAGGAAAAGCTACTGAAAAAGACAGTTCTGCTAAAGATGTCAGCAAACAGGGTGCAAAGCCCAAGTTAAAAATGTCTAGGAGGAAAGATGAAgataagaaaaaaacacagaatgaaAAGCTAAAAcaggcaaatgttttttttagtgatGGGTTGGATTTAGAGAACTGGTACAGCTGTGGAGAAGGAGAAATTTCGGAAATTGAAAGTGATGTAGGATCTCCAGGAGTACGTAAATCTCCACATTTTAACATCCATCCTCTTTATCAGCATGTGCTGCTCTACCTTCAGCTTTATGACTCCTCAAGGACATTATATGCACTTACTGCCATTAAAGCCATATTAAAGACAAGTCCCACAGTTTTTGTAAAAGCTATTTCAACCACTAATGTTAGCAATGCTTATACCCCGCAATTGTCATTGCTTCAAAATCTTTTGGCCCGCCATCGGATATCTGTAATGGGAAAAGATTTTTATAGCAATATTCCACTGGACTCAAATCACAATTTTCGCAGTTCAATGTATATAGAAATCCTTATATCTTTATGTCTGTACTTTATGAGAAGCCACTATCCTACTCACGTAAAGGTAACGCAGCAAGATCTGATGGGTAATCGCAACATGCAAATGATGAGCATAGAAATTCTGACTCTTCTTTTCACAGAGCTTGCTAAAGTTATAGAAAGCTCTGCAAAGGGTTTCGCCAGTTTCATATCTGATATGTTATCAAAGTGCAAGGTTCAGAAAGTAATACTTCATTGCTTGTTGTCATCGATTTTTAGCGCTCAGAAGTGGCACAGTGAAAGAATGGCTGAGAAGAACATAATGGCAATAGAAGAGGGATTCTCTGAGGACAGCCTAATTAATTTCTCAGAAGATGAGTTTGACAATGGCAGCACATTGCAGTCTCAGCTTTTAAAGGTTCTTCAGAGTCTGATCATTCTGGAGCACCGTGTGCTGACAGTTCCAGAAGATAACGAAGCAGGCTTTGATTTTGTCATTACTGACTTGGAAAACATTAATCCCCAGCAGCCAATGACTTCACTTCAGTACTTGCACTCTCAACCGATCACATGCCAGGGGATGTTCCTTTGTGCTGTGATCAGGGCTTTACATCAGCATTACACGTGCAAAATGCACCCTCAGTGGATTTGCCTTATGACATCCACCTTGCCTTATATGGGGAAGGTTCTGCAAAAAGTTGTAGTTTCAGTGACTTTACAGCTTTGCAGAAATCTGGATAACTTAATTCAGCAGTACAAGTATGAAACTGGAATAACAGACTCAAG GCCACTTTGGATGGCATCCTTTATTCCTCCAGACATGATTCTAACTGTCTTAGAAGGAATAACAACAATAATTCACTATTGCTTGCTTGATCCATCTGCTCAGTATCACCAG CTTATGGTGAGTGTGGATCAGAAGCATTTACTTGAGGCTCGCAGTGGAATGCTGTCCATCCTTCATCTGATTATGTCCTCAGTTACCTTGCTGTGGAGCGTACTGCATCAAGCTGACTCTTCAGAGAAAAACTTCACTGCTGCTTCTGCAACTGTTACCACAGTCAATCTTGGCTCTACAAAG AATTTACGGCAGCAGATTCTGGAGCTGTTGGGTCCAATTTCTATGAATCATGGGGTATATTTTATGGCTGCCATTGCTTTTGTTTGGAATGAAAGAAGACAGAACAAAAATTCTACTCGCACAAAG GTTATACCATCTGCTAGTGACGAGCAGCTTTTGTTGGTGGAACTGGTTCGCTCTATTAGTGTGATGAGGACCGAAACAGTGATACAGACTGTGAAAGAAGTATTAAAGCAGCCACCGGCCATTGCTAAAGACAAG AAGCATCTCTCACTTGAGGTCTGCATGCTACAGTTCTTTTATGCCTATGTTCAAAG AATTCCAGTCTCCAATCTTGTCGATAGTTGGGCTTCTTTTCTTGTGCTTCTGAAGGATTCTATTCAGCTTAATATTCCAGCACCAGGACAGTTTCTTATACTTGG TGTTCTAAACGAGTTTATCATGAAAAACCCAACCCTGGAGAACAAGAAAGACCAGAGGGATTTACAG GATGTAACTCACAAAATAGTAGATGCCATTGGAGCAATTGCTGGTTCGTCCTTGGAGCAGACTACATGGCTAAGAAGAAATCTGGAAGTCAAGCCGTCCCCCAGGATTACTGTAGATGGGACCAATCTAGAATCTGATGTTGAAG ATATTATGCTATCCCCAGTCATGGAAATATCAAACATTACTCCATCTGTTTACAGTGTGCATGCCCTGACATTACTCGCTGAG GTTCTTGCACACTTGTTGGATATGGTTTTCTACAGTGATGAGAAAGAGAGAGTTATACCTTTGCTTGTTAATATTATGCATTATGTGGTTCCATACTTACGCAATCACAG TGCACATAATGCTTCCAGCTACAGAGCTTGTGTGCAGCTTCTGAGCAGTCTGAGTGGCTATCAGTATACAAGGAGAACATGGAAGAAGGAAGCATTTGACCTTTTTATGGATCCCAACTTCTTCCAGATGGATGGATCCTGTGTTAGTCA CTGGAGATCTATTATGGACCATCTCATGACACATGATAAAACTACGTTTCGGGATTTAATGA CCCGCGTTGCTGTGGCACAGAGTAGTTCCCTTGGTCTGTTTACTAACCGTGATGCAGAGTTGGAGCAGCGAGCCATGCTTCTCAAGAGACTGGCATTTGCCATCTTCAGCAGTGAGATAGACCAGTACCAGAAGTTTCTACCAGACATACAAG AAAGATTAGTGGAGAGCCTGAGGCTGCCACAGGTTCCAACTCTGCATTCCCAAGTATTCCTGTTCTTTCGGGTTTTGCTTTTAAGGATGTCTCCCCAGCACCTCACTTCTCTGTGGCCAACTATGATCACTGAACTG GTACAAGTATTTCTGCTTATGGAACAGGAACTCACTGCTGATGAAGATATCACAAG GATATCTGGGCCATCAGTTGCTGGTTTAGAAACAACTTACACTGGAGGAAATGGCTTCTCTACATCCTACAACAGCCAGCGGTGGCTAAACCTGTATTTGTCTGCGTGCAAATTTCTAGATTTGGCCTTAGCCTTGCCCTCTGAAAACCTTCCTCAGTTTCAGAT GTACAGATGGGCATTTATCCCGGAAGCATCAGATGATGCAGGCTTGGAGGTGCGCAGACAAGGCACACATCAAAGGGAATTCAAACCATACGTTGTGCGCCTTGCAAAGCTGCTGAGGAAAAGAGCAAAG AAAAACCCAGAGGAGGACTGCTCAGGGAGAACACTAGACTGGAACCCAGGAAACCTCCTGCTAACAATCTACAGTATCCGCACCATCGAGCAGCTGCTGCCTTTTTTCAACGTACTAAGCCAAGTCTTCAATAGCAAAATCACAAGCAGATGCGTTGGAGAATCAGGGAGCCCGATACTTTACCAAAGCTCTTTTCCCAACAAAGACATTAAAATGGAAAACCAGAAACTGTTCTGCAAAATAAGACAAAAGATTGAGGAGATGCTTGAGAGAGATTTTCTTGAAGGGGGTTTGAAGAGCTGA